The genomic interval ACAAGGCAGTCTCTGCTCACGTCATTCGCGATTCTCATTACCCTGCCCTGGATGATTGTATAGAAGATTAATGTCATAATTCTATTCATAGACCTTTACTTCGGGAATAAATACGACAAATTTACCACCCCACTCCCGTATATATGACATCTGGGACATTATTTCATCCTTAATGTTCCATGGTAGAATTACTAAATAATCAGGTTTGGTTTTCTTTACTTCTTCCGGTAAAGTAATTGGAATATGAACACCCGGTAAATAATGTCCCTGCTTGTGAGGACTCCGGTCAACGGCATAGTCAATAAAGTCCGTCCTGATACCGCAATAATTTAAGAGAGTGTTTCCTTTGGCGGGTGCGCCATAAGCGGCGATTGACTTGCCGGCCCTTTTTTCTCTGACCAGAAAATCGAGTATCTTTCTCTTTGTTTCTTTTACACTCTCACTGAACGTAACATAATGTTCTAACGTATTAAGCCCTTCTTTAATTTCTTTACTGATAAGCGCATTGACTTTATTTGAAATATTCCTGGACTTATCTTCTTTGTGGCAAGCATAAATTCTCAGTGAGCCTCCATGTGTTTTTACCTCATCAACGTCAAAAACTGTCAGTGCGTGAAACTCAAACACGTCTCTTACTGTCTTGAATGAAAAATATGAAAAATGTTCATGATAAATTGTATCAAACAGGTTTTTCTCAATTAAGCGCATTATATGAGGAAATTCCATGGTAATAATTCCCTCCGGCTTTAGTGCAACTTTTAATCCTTTAACAAAGTCATTAAGGTCTGGAACATGCGCCAATACATTATTGCCAATCAGCAGGTCTCCCTGAATCCCTTCTGCAGAGAGTTCTGACGCTGTCCTGGCACCAAAGAACTTAGATATAGTTTTTATTCCATTTTCGATTGCAGCCCTTGCCACATTTTCTGCAGGTTCAATACCTAAAACAGGAACTCCCTTTTCTTTAAAATACCGGAGAAGATATCCATCATTGCTGGCGATCTCTATAACCTGACTCCGGGAGCTAAAGCCGAATCTTTCTATCATCATTTGGACATATTCTTTTGCGTGTTGTAGCATTGAATCAGAAAAAGAGGAAAAATAAGCATAATCACTAAAGATACTCTCCGGTGATTCAAATTCAATAAGCTGTACCAGAAAGCATTTATTGCAAATATACGTATGAAGTGGATAAAAAGGCTCCATCTTATTAAGTTGAACATCTTTTATGTATGAGTTAGCCAGAGGCGACATACCTAAATCAACAAACGTGTACTTTAAAGAGGCATCACAAAAACGACATCTGTTAGCAATATTCATTTAATCAACTCCGCATTAAAATTTTCAACATTATTGTACTAATGCCTTACTATACAGGGCATTTAACAGGAACAAATGTCAACCCTACAAAAGGATGAGAAGATAAACCTCTGACAATTTGAAAATATTGGTTTTGAAGTCTAACAAGGATATCTGATTTTTTATTAAGCGGCAGCCCCTCTATTGATTTAACCAAAGTTATTTCAGCAAGTGTCCCGCAGAGAGCAATCTCATCTGCAACAAGAAGTTCAGTACGGTCAATCGGACGGCGAACAAACTTAATGCCCTCAGAGTGTGCTATAGCTTCAACAATATCTATTGTTATACTTTCCAGCGCTCCTTCCGTGGCATGCGGAGTATAAATAACTCCTTCACGAACAATGAGAACACAGGAAGTTGTTGCTTCAGCGACGCGTCCCCACTGATTAAGAAGCACCATATCCTGACAACCCAGCGCCTTACCCTCAATCCTTGCGAGACGAGCAACCTGGTAATTTGTACTTGTCTTAATTCTTGCCGGAAGTGAGACATCAGAACTTCTTTGCCACGTGCTCACACCAAGATTAATCGGTTCGGGGATACGCTTATCCATGTGATAAGCAGTTACAGCCAGGTCAGCAACAGTGTTTTCCCCCCAATACCCTTCGGTAACAAAGAGGGTAGTACGTGCCCACATATCACGGTCAGGACCCAGCAGCTCTCCGAGCAACTCATAAATCGCGCTACAGTACTCTTCATATGTGTGGTTAAATGGAATATGCAATAATCTGGCAGACCGGCATAGCCGTTCATAATGGTGACTAAGCCGTACAACTCCAAAACGTCCATCATTCTGCCAATATCCCTTAATCCCTTCAAATACATTGAGACCACGATTCACAGCCTCACATCCGATGTGAAGCGAGGCTTCATCCCATAACCGAAGCTTTCCGCCCATATAAACAAACTTCGGTTGTTGCAGTTTTACCATTTTTGCCTCCTGATGATTATGTTTTAAATATGTTGAATACAATCATTATAATTCCCGGCTTAGAGGCCTATTCCCTCATATCTTTTAATGAGATGCTTTTTCAACATCCTGCGGCCGTCTATAATCAGAGGCTGCTTTTCGCACTTTCCGATAATCTGATGGAGATTCTCGAACTCATCCCAACGGGTAAGCACCAGGATCGCTTCAGCTCCATGAATTGTTTGATTAAGATCATCACAAAAAACAATATTCTTATCTTTAAAGAGTTTCATCGCTTCTTTCTTCGCAACAGAATCATAAGCCCTAATATTCGTATTCCTGGCTATAAGTTCTGTAACAATGGGGATTGCCGGAGACTCTCTCATATCGTCAGTTCCCGGTTTAAAAGACATCCCCAGTACTGCAATCCTAACTCCTTCCAAAGATGGAAAGTGCTTTTCAAGCATATGAATAATCTGCCGGGGTTGCTGCTCATTGATCTTCATCACCGCTTCCAGAAGCCACATTGGCTTGCCCAGTTTTTTCCCATAGGCATTTAACGCATTTACATCTTTCGGGAAACAACTCCCGCCGAAACCACAGCCGGCCTGAAGATATGTAGTAAACGCCGGAGTAATACGTTTCCCATTGTCCATGATAGGACTCAGTCGTTTATCCAGATGCAACCCACGCATGACATCAACAACATCAGTTCCACCAATTGCCGCACACAGATTCCCAATTTCATTTGAGAAGGAAATCATGGTAGCCAGCAGGGAATTAGAGGTGTACTTAATCATTTCTGCCGTTTTGTTATTTGTCCTCAGCATGTCAATATTATCGAATACGCTATACATTTTTTCTAGTACACCAATACTTTTATCATCCATTCCGCCCATAACTATTCGGTCCGGGAACATAAAATCCTCGATCGCCTCTCCCTCTCTGAGAAACTCCGGGTTCATTCCAACACCAAAGTCTTTGCCGGCTTTCTTTCCAGAGGCATGTTCAAGGATGGGAAGAACAACGTCATCAGTTGTTCCAGGGACAACTGTACTCTTGACAACAACTACGTGATACGAGGATTTATCCCTCATGGCCATCCCAATCTGACGAGAAGCCTCTTTCACGTAATGCAAATCAATTTCTGTCCCGTCAAATGGAGTCCCAACCGCTATGAGTGATAAATCTGTTTCCAGGACAGATTGATAAAGGTCTGTTGTTGCCCTGAAATTTGCATTGATGTTTTTCTTTAGTAATGCTTCCAGGTTTTTCTCGTATATGGGAGGAATCGCCTTATTAATCTTTTCTACCTTCATTTGATCCACGTCAACGCAAATAACCTGATGCCCTTTTTCGGCCAGGCATATGCCGGAAACCAATCCAACATATCCGGTACCAATGATAGAAATTTTCATTATGCTTCCTCCGCTTCGCGATTATCGTTATACCAGATCAATGTCCTTTTCAAACCTTCATCTAAAGATACGCCCGGAGCGTATCCTAATTCCTTTCTGGCTTTTGTTATTACAGGACAGCGTCGGTTGGGGTTATGAGTCAGGTAGTCTTTATCGGTGCTTACTTTATAAACAACTTTGCCTTTATAATTAAAAAGTGCTTTAGAAAGAGACACCACTTTTTCTGCAAGCTCTGCTACGGAAATCTCCGGTTCTTCTTTTCCTATGTTATATGATTCCCCGTTCTTTCCATTAGTAAGAACCTTATAGTAACCGGTTATCGAATCTGCAATATAACAAAAGGTTCTGGTTGCTGACCCATCAGAAAGAAGTACAATATCTCTCCCTGTAAATACATCTCTCGCAAAATCAGGAAGCGCTCTTTTATCGGTAATCTTCAACCCGGGACCATAATTGTTAAACGGTCTGGCAATTTTTATGGGGAGATTGTACTTTATGGCATAATTGACACAGAGTGTTTCTCCGTATCGTTTTGATTCATCATAACATGCCCGGGGGCCAGTGCATGATACATGGCCAAAATATGTTTCAGGTGTAGGGATATTTTCAGGTGTCGGATCCCCGTATATTTCACTGCTAGAAAAAAATAAAAAACCCTCTACCGGTTTATTCTTTTCTTTTTGCCTGAGACAGTAATCCAGTAAATTACGCAATCCATTTACATTAGCATCCATAGTTTCTATTGGATACATTCTGTAAAAAGAAGGTGATGCAATAGACGCAGCGTGAATAACAAAATGAAAATCATCCATATCAACCGGGAGTGGATGTGTAATATCATGCCTGATTAATTTTATATTCTCATTGTTTTTCTCTATAGTCGTAAGCCAGTGAGGTACACCACGGATAAAATTATCGTATACTGTTACATTAATCTGCCTGGTTTTATCCACCTTTGTATTCCAATGTAAAAGAGCCTGTACCAGGTAATAACCAAGAAAGCCGGCTCCTCCGGTTATTAAGACTTTTTTCCCTGATAAATGTGCAAATTCTTTATTTAAGTTGTAACAGATTAATTCCAGATCCTTATTAATAATGTCCAGAGAATTTTCCATAATAGTTTTATTATCAGTTCCTGATATATTCATCCATTACCATACCTTCCAGGGCGCTTTACCCGATTTCCATAATTCCTCAAGCTCATACTTATCACGCAGATTATCCATCGCATGCCAAAAACCACTGTACCTGTATGCCGAAATAGCACCGTCACGGGCAAGATTCTGCATGGGATCCTGTTCCCAAACCGTTGAGTCGCCGGATATATAATCAATAACACCAGGCTCCATTACAAAGAAACCCGCGTTTATCCATGCGCCGTCACCGTCCGGCTTTTCTTTAAAACTCGAAATCCTGGATTCTTCTTCATTTATTTTTATGACCCCAAATCTGCCGGGCGGCTGCACAGCGGTAAGAGTTGATAGTGAATTCTGCTTCCTGTGAAATTCTATCAGCTCTCTGATATTGATGTCCGAAACTCCATCACCATAGGTCAGACAGAATGTTTCTTTGCCCACATAGTCTTTGATCCTTTTTATCCTGCCTCCGGTCATTGTTTTTTCGCCTGTATCAACCAGCGTGACCTTCCACGGTTCCACGCCATTATTATGAACCTCTATCCTGTTATTTTTCAGGTCATATGTAACGTCAGACATATATAAAAAATAATTTGAAAAATATTCCTTGATAACATGTCCCTTGTAACCAAGACAGATAATGAAATCATTCAATCCATAGGCAGAATAGATTTTCATAATATGCCAGAGAATAGGCTTCCCGCCGATCTCCACCATTGGCTTAGGACGTATTGTACTCTCTTCTGATATGCGCGTGCCATAGCCTCCGGCAAGTATCACAGTTTTCACAATAATCACTCCCTTTCTGTATTAAAATCAGAATTGTCTTGCGCAGGTGCATGATGTTTTATCCTAAGCAAACCAAAGACCAAAAAATTCGTAACGGATATTTCGATTTCATTGCTAACTGTTTAAAGCGAAAAAATATAAATATAAATTTGGAATAAAAATAATGATTCTCCGCTATTTTGCCGGAACTCCTGTCGATATCCTGTGAAAACTACTGTATGCTTTATAGAGAGCACGTCCGGTAGAATAGTTGAGGATTATACTACACATAGACAAGACAAGCTTAAGTGAAATGGTTTCAGGAAAATATTCTTATGCAGAATTTGCGTGATTGTATGCAATACCACGAAGTAAATGATATGCTGATATGACTGGTTATTGGAGGATATTCCATCTCCACAATGCTAAGTAATAATAATATTACTTAGGTTTACTAAGCAGGAATTTGTGTAACAACAAATTTTGCTTATTATTTTTAACGCATGATTTGCGTGACTACAGATTTCTTCGATATTAATTGATGCAGTTTGGTAATGGCAAGCCCGGGAAAAATATCTTCATTCCTTTTCGAATGTTCAGGATGTTGCAGATAATGACAACGAGACCATTGTTAACAGAAAATATCAGAGAAGTTGAGATAGATACTTAAACTCCAATGAATAGGTTTCCTCTCAACATTTTTAACGCAAGATTTGCGTGATTATTGATTTTCTGTAAATATTTAGTATTTACAAAGGACTGAAGATGCACCGTAACTATTCAGCGTAATTTATTAAACTACCGGAGATCAGAGCGCGACTCTTTCCCAAACCTTGTACTGAACATATTGAAGTATCTGTTTGGGAACGTAATTGCACTGGAAACTTTGTTTCCAGTGAGGGTCTGACTTGACAAATTACAAACTGCCTTAACCCTGTGATTTTATTCCCTATCTATCAGCAAACAGACGAGAAACCGGAGTTTCTCGAACAAATGCATTCCCAAACTGGAGTTTGGGAACGAGCCGTGTATCGTTTACGCTGAATAGTTACGATGCACCTCTCTCAAACTTGCTGTTCGGGAACGTAAAGGTGACGGAAACTACATTCGTGGGTTCACTCACTCATTAGAAGGCTTTTGTCAAGGACAAAATATCTCCGGTCGCAAAAATATCTACATTTTCACGTTTTGAATACCCCTCCAAGTACGGAATCGCTCTTACTGCTGTTTACGAAAATGACTATACCGTTCACGTTTATCTACGCCCGTGGTATTTCGCAATTGTTTTGGTATCGTTCTCATCCGCACCATTCACCCATCGGGATCAAGGCTTTGTGAAAGACTTTCTCACCGCCCCTGACTTATCTTCTGTCCCAGAAAACCATCGGTTCCATACCAGTGTCCAATCGTTATTCACAGAATATTCGGCTCTACGGCCAAAACCTCACGGCTCATGGTATGGGCAGATCAGAATGGAATATTCTTTTTCGCCGATTCCTTTACCGGCACAACTCATAATAAAAGGTGGAACAACTTCCAATCAGGTTTCATGGATTGGTTACCTAACCCGCAACCGGTTCCTTGCACCACCTAATCTGCTTGCTACCCAAACATTTTTTTCTCGTCGTAGTTTACTTGCTCCTTTATTATGTAATAACATGCCCTGGCCAGCTTATTGCTCAAGGCTTTCGTTGCCAGAACTACATGGCTCTTTGACGCCTTCCTCTGATGCCATTTCCTTCCCTTTTCGCAAAATCTTACGTGAAAATGCGCTGCCTCCACATACGCCCACGCAAGGTATTTATTCCCGTTCTTACGGTTTCCTTTCCCTTTGCTCTTACCATTCGATAATTTTTTTGCCGATACGCATCTGCAATAAGATGAATACATCCCCACATCACTAAATCGCTCTATGTTCCCAGTCTCCAGCATTATCGTCATTGCCAGGA from Candidatus Kuenenia stuttgartiensis carries:
- a CDS encoding aminotransferase class IV, whose product is MVKLQQPKFVYMGGKLRLWDEASLHIGCEAVNRGLNVFEGIKGYWQNDGRFGVVRLSHHYERLCRSARLLHIPFNHTYEEYCSAIYELLGELLGPDRDMWARTTLFVTEGYWGENTVADLAVTAYHMDKRIPEPINLGVSTWQRSSDVSLPARIKTSTNYQVARLARIEGKALGCQDMVLLNQWGRVAEATTSCVLIVREGVIYTPHATEGALESITIDIVEAIAHSEGIKFVRRPIDRTELLVADEIALCGTLAEITLVKSIEGLPLNKKSDILVRLQNQYFQIVRGLSSHPFVGLTFVPVKCPV
- a CDS encoding class I SAM-dependent methyltransferase, with the translated sequence MNIANRCRFCDASLKYTFVDLGMSPLANSYIKDVQLNKMEPFYPLHTYICNKCFLVQLIEFESPESIFSDYAYFSSFSDSMLQHAKEYVQMMIERFGFSSRSQVIEIASNDGYLLRYFKEKGVPVLGIEPAENVARAAIENGIKTISKFFGARTASELSAEGIQGDLLIGNNVLAHVPDLNDFVKGLKVALKPEGIITMEFPHIMRLIEKNLFDTIYHEHFSYFSFKTVRDVFEFHALTVFDVDEVKTHGGSLRIYACHKEDKSRNISNKVNALISKEIKEGLNTLEHYVTFSESVKETKRKILDFLVREKRAGKSIAAYGAPAKGNTLLNYCGIRTDFIDYAVDRSPHKQGHYLPGVHIPITLPEEVKKTKPDYLVILPWNIKDEIMSQMSYIREWGGKFVVFIPEVKVYE
- the rfbF gene encoding glucose-1-phosphate cytidylyltransferase, with the translated sequence MKTVILAGGYGTRISEESTIRPKPMVEIGGKPILWHIMKIYSAYGLNDFIICLGYKGHVIKEYFSNYFLYMSDVTYDLKNNRIEVHNNGVEPWKVTLVDTGEKTMTGGRIKRIKDYVGKETFCLTYGDGVSDINIRELIEFHRKQNSLSTLTAVQPPGRFGVIKINEEESRISSFKEKPDGDGAWINAGFFVMEPGVIDYISGDSTVWEQDPMQNLARDGAISAYRYSGFWHAMDNLRDKYELEELWKSGKAPWKVW
- a CDS encoding NAD-dependent epimerase/dehydratase family protein — translated: MNISGTDNKTIMENSLDIINKDLELICYNLNKEFAHLSGKKVLITGGAGFLGYYLVQALLHWNTKVDKTRQINVTVYDNFIRGVPHWLTTIEKNNENIKLIRHDITHPLPVDMDDFHFVIHAASIASPSFYRMYPIETMDANVNGLRNLLDYCLRQKEKNKPVEGFLFFSSSEIYGDPTPENIPTPETYFGHVSCTGPRACYDESKRYGETLCVNYAIKYNLPIKIARPFNNYGPGLKITDKRALPDFARDVFTGRDIVLLSDGSATRTFCYIADSITGYYKVLTNGKNGESYNIGKEEPEISVAELAEKVVSLSKALFNYKGKVVYKVSTDKDYLTHNPNRRCPVITKARKELGYAPGVSLDEGLKRTLIWYNDNREAEEA
- a CDS encoding UDP-glucose dehydrogenase family protein, producing MKISIIGTGYVGLVSGICLAEKGHQVICVDVDQMKVEKINKAIPPIYEKNLEALLKKNINANFRATTDLYQSVLETDLSLIAVGTPFDGTEIDLHYVKEASRQIGMAMRDKSSYHVVVVKSTVVPGTTDDVVLPILEHASGKKAGKDFGVGMNPEFLREGEAIEDFMFPDRIVMGGMDDKSIGVLEKMYSVFDNIDMLRTNNKTAEMIKYTSNSLLATMISFSNEIGNLCAAIGGTDVVDVMRGLHLDKRLSPIMDNGKRITPAFTTYLQAGCGFGGSCFPKDVNALNAYGKKLGKPMWLLEAVMKINEQQPRQIIHMLEKHFPSLEGVRIAVLGMSFKPGTDDMRESPAIPIVTELIARNTNIRAYDSVAKKEAMKLFKDKNIVFCDDLNQTIHGAEAILVLTRWDEFENLHQIIGKCEKQPLIIDGRRMLKKHLIKRYEGIGL